A DNA window from Trichomycterus rosablanca isolate fTriRos1 chromosome 11, fTriRos1.hap1, whole genome shotgun sequence contains the following coding sequences:
- the fgd4a gene encoding FYVE, RhoGEF and PH domain-containing protein 4a isoform X1 — protein MRRRRKYWFCRTKEKASKDSCFPTKNLDEEEACVGVKIAETKEPVSGSTNQASQREKRHQGCRTSSQRSTGINGRNSGRRLPQHSKPKVPPKPANLQTPVTELCKPLARSSPFSSRMEEGGGGGEGKGRVSDLINRFEDNRDTNGRKEGSPQKTNRPVKSSPLHKICQKQPQDTNTDSTGIASHAHMPSANGVLGQMDKDREDNRAARSASQPVLNGDIGEQSVDGDPEGSVCVTEAPGEEDRSSKEKTKNEADKEDRSMEHKETNEQKLYKIANELLQTEKAYVARLNLLDGVFCTKLMDEAGKGTFPVEVVKNIFSNISSINTFHSQFLLPDLEKRMGKWESTPRIGDILQKLTPFLKMYAEYVRNFDHAMELLKQWTDRSPQFKSIVQDIQKQDVCGSLTLQHHMLEPVQRVPRYEMLLKDYLKKLPQDHVDCRDAEKSLEIIATAATHSNTAIRKSENLKKLLEIYEMLGGEEDIVNASNEFIKEGHILKLAARNTSSMDRYLFLFNSMLLYCVPKFSLVGQKFTVRTRIGIDGMKVMETYNEDYPHTFQVSGKERTLELQASSEQDKEDWIKAFQKIIEIFQQKNETFKMAAKEMEEVSISDLGKRAPRWIRDNEVTMCMKCKEPFNALTRRRHHCRACGYVVCWKCSEYKAPLEYDGSKMNKVCRDCYSILTGHTEETEGKKKGILEIEAAQFCGSSIMCGFLQYCEKNKPWQKVWCVIPQKEALVLYLYGAPQDVKAQSTIPLLGYSVEDAPRTADPPASFRLSQSKSVHSFAAETEELKQRWLKVIRVCVTGEIPECPPPPDAHVPEISRALSSDSV, from the exons AGCCTGTCAGTGGGTCTACCAATCAAGCGTCTCAGAGAGAAAAGCGGCATCAGGGATGCAGAACCAGTAGCCAGAGATCTACTGGTATAAATGGCAGAAATTCAGGCCGTCGGCTCCCTCAGCATTCCAAACCAAAag TGCCTCCTAAACCAGCAAACCTCCAGACTCCGGTGACAGAGCTGTGTAAGCCGCTGGCCAGGAGCTCACCCTTTAGCTCCAGAATGGAGGAGGGAGGTGGAGGCGGCGAAGGAAAGGGTCGAGTGTCTGACCTCATCAATCGCTTTGAAGATAACAG agACACTAACGGCAGGAAAGAGGGTTCGCCTCAGAAGACTAACAGACCTGTTAAGAGCAGCCCGTTACACAAGATCTGCCAGAAACAGCCACAAGACACCAACACAGACAGCACTGGCATTGCCAGTCATGCACACATGCCGTCTGCCAATGGGGTGTTAGGTCAAATGGACAAAGACAGGGAAGACAACAGGGCTGCAAGATCTGCCAGCCAGCCAGTACTGAATGGAGATATAGGTGAACAGAGTGTAGACGGGGACCCGGAGGGGTCTGTCTGTGTCACTGAGGCACCGGGGGAAGAGGACCGGAGCAGCAAAGAGAAGACGAAGAATGAGGCCGATAAAGAGGACAGGAGTATGGAACAcaag GAGACCAACGAGCAGAAGCTTTACAAGATAGCAAATGAGCTTCTCCAGACAGAGAAGGCCTATGTTGCACGACTTAATTTATTAGATGGG GTGTTCTGTACTAAGCTGATGGATGAGGCAGGGAAAGGCACGTTCCCTGTCGAGGTGGTGAAGAACATTTTCTCTAATATTTCCTCCATCAACACCTTCCACAGCCAGTTTCTCCTTCCAGATTTGGAGAAACGCATGGGAAAATG GGAGTCAACACCTCGTATCGGGGACATACTACAGAAACTCACCCCCTTCCTAAAGATGTATGCAGAGTACGTGAGGAACTTTGATCACGCCATGGAACTACTGAAACAGTGGACAGATCGATCACCTCAGTTCAAGTCCATCGTTCAAGACATCCAG AAGCAGGACGTCTGTGGGAGTCTAACACTGCAGCACCACATGCTGGAGCCTGTGCAAAGAGTACCAAGATATGAGATGCTCCTCAAAGACTACCTGAAGAAGCTCCCTCAGGACCACGTGGACTGTCGGGATGCCGAGA AGTCTTTGGAGATTATTGCAACAGCAGCCACACACTCCAACACTGCAATTCGCAAATCT GAGAACTTGAAGAAACTTCTGGAGATCTATGAGATGCTGGGTGGGGAAGAGGACATAGTCAATGCATCCAATGAGTTCATAAAGGAGGGCCACATTCTTAAACTGGCAGCCAGGAACACCTCATCCATGGACAGATATCTCTTTCTG TTCAACAGCATGCTGCTGTACTGTGTCCCCAAATTCAGTCTAGTGGGGCAGAAGTTCACAGTACGTACACGAATTGGCATTGATGGGATGAAGGTGATGGAGACATATAACGAGGATTATCCTCATACCTTCCAAGTGTCTGGAAAGGAACGAACCCTCGAGCTGCAGGCCAG CTCTGAGCAGGATAAAGAGGACTGGATAAAG GCTTTCCAGAAAATAATCGAGATCTTTCAACAAAAGAACGAGACCTTCAAAATGGCTGCTAAAGAAATGGAGGAAGTATCG ATATCAGATCTGGGAAAGCGAGCGCCACGCTGGATTCGGGATAATGAAGTGACCATGTGTATGAAGTGTAAAGAACCCTTTAACGCTCTCACTCGGAGGAGACATCACTGTCGAGCCTGTGGTTAT gtggTGTGCTGGAAGTGCTCAGAATATAAAGCTCCTCTGGAATATGATGGCAGCAAGATGAATAAAGTTTGTCGTGATTGCTACTCCATCCTAACAGGGCATACTGAAGAGACAGAGGGCAAAAAGAAGGGCATTCTGGAG ATTGAAGCAGCGCAGTTCTGTGGCAGCAGTATAATGTGTGGCTTCCTGCAGTACTGTGAGAAGAATAAACCATGGCAGAAAGTCTGGTGTGTTATTCCTCAGAAGGAGGCTTTAGTGCTTTATCTGTATGGAGCTCCTCAG GACGTGAAGGCGCAGTCCACAATCCCTCTGCTGGGTTACTCTGTGGAAGATGCTCCCCGTACAGCAGACCCTCCAGCCAGTTTCCGTCTGTCCCAGTCGAAGTCGGTGCACAGCTTTGCAGCTGAGACAGAGGAGCTGAAGCAGCGCTGGCTCAAAGttattcgtgtgtgtgtgaccgGGGAGATACCCGAATGCCCTCCGCCACCTGATGCCCACGTGCCAGAGATCAGTCGAGCGCTGAGTTCAGACAGCGTGTAA
- the fgd4a gene encoding FYVE, RhoGEF and PH domain-containing protein 4a isoform X2 translates to MEEGGGGGEGKGRVSDLINRFEDNRDTNGRKEGSPQKTNRPVKSSPLHKICQKQPQDTNTDSTGIASHAHMPSANGVLGQMDKDREDNRAARSASQPVLNGDIGEQSVDGDPEGSVCVTEAPGEEDRSSKEKTKNEADKEDRSMEHKETNEQKLYKIANELLQTEKAYVARLNLLDGVFCTKLMDEAGKGTFPVEVVKNIFSNISSINTFHSQFLLPDLEKRMGKWESTPRIGDILQKLTPFLKMYAEYVRNFDHAMELLKQWTDRSPQFKSIVQDIQKQDVCGSLTLQHHMLEPVQRVPRYEMLLKDYLKKLPQDHVDCRDAEKSLEIIATAATHSNTAIRKSENLKKLLEIYEMLGGEEDIVNASNEFIKEGHILKLAARNTSSMDRYLFLFNSMLLYCVPKFSLVGQKFTVRTRIGIDGMKVMETYNEDYPHTFQVSGKERTLELQASSEQDKEDWIKAFQKIIEIFQQKNETFKMAAKEMEEVSISDLGKRAPRWIRDNEVTMCMKCKEPFNALTRRRHHCRACGYVVCWKCSEYKAPLEYDGSKMNKVCRDCYSILTGHTEETEGKKKGILEIEAAQFCGSSIMCGFLQYCEKNKPWQKVWCVIPQKEALVLYLYGAPQDVKAQSTIPLLGYSVEDAPRTADPPASFRLSQSKSVHSFAAETEELKQRWLKVIRVCVTGEIPECPPPPDAHVPEISRALSSDSV, encoded by the exons ATGGAGGAGGGAGGTGGAGGCGGCGAAGGAAAGGGTCGAGTGTCTGACCTCATCAATCGCTTTGAAGATAACAG agACACTAACGGCAGGAAAGAGGGTTCGCCTCAGAAGACTAACAGACCTGTTAAGAGCAGCCCGTTACACAAGATCTGCCAGAAACAGCCACAAGACACCAACACAGACAGCACTGGCATTGCCAGTCATGCACACATGCCGTCTGCCAATGGGGTGTTAGGTCAAATGGACAAAGACAGGGAAGACAACAGGGCTGCAAGATCTGCCAGCCAGCCAGTACTGAATGGAGATATAGGTGAACAGAGTGTAGACGGGGACCCGGAGGGGTCTGTCTGTGTCACTGAGGCACCGGGGGAAGAGGACCGGAGCAGCAAAGAGAAGACGAAGAATGAGGCCGATAAAGAGGACAGGAGTATGGAACAcaag GAGACCAACGAGCAGAAGCTTTACAAGATAGCAAATGAGCTTCTCCAGACAGAGAAGGCCTATGTTGCACGACTTAATTTATTAGATGGG GTGTTCTGTACTAAGCTGATGGATGAGGCAGGGAAAGGCACGTTCCCTGTCGAGGTGGTGAAGAACATTTTCTCTAATATTTCCTCCATCAACACCTTCCACAGCCAGTTTCTCCTTCCAGATTTGGAGAAACGCATGGGAAAATG GGAGTCAACACCTCGTATCGGGGACATACTACAGAAACTCACCCCCTTCCTAAAGATGTATGCAGAGTACGTGAGGAACTTTGATCACGCCATGGAACTACTGAAACAGTGGACAGATCGATCACCTCAGTTCAAGTCCATCGTTCAAGACATCCAG AAGCAGGACGTCTGTGGGAGTCTAACACTGCAGCACCACATGCTGGAGCCTGTGCAAAGAGTACCAAGATATGAGATGCTCCTCAAAGACTACCTGAAGAAGCTCCCTCAGGACCACGTGGACTGTCGGGATGCCGAGA AGTCTTTGGAGATTATTGCAACAGCAGCCACACACTCCAACACTGCAATTCGCAAATCT GAGAACTTGAAGAAACTTCTGGAGATCTATGAGATGCTGGGTGGGGAAGAGGACATAGTCAATGCATCCAATGAGTTCATAAAGGAGGGCCACATTCTTAAACTGGCAGCCAGGAACACCTCATCCATGGACAGATATCTCTTTCTG TTCAACAGCATGCTGCTGTACTGTGTCCCCAAATTCAGTCTAGTGGGGCAGAAGTTCACAGTACGTACACGAATTGGCATTGATGGGATGAAGGTGATGGAGACATATAACGAGGATTATCCTCATACCTTCCAAGTGTCTGGAAAGGAACGAACCCTCGAGCTGCAGGCCAG CTCTGAGCAGGATAAAGAGGACTGGATAAAG GCTTTCCAGAAAATAATCGAGATCTTTCAACAAAAGAACGAGACCTTCAAAATGGCTGCTAAAGAAATGGAGGAAGTATCG ATATCAGATCTGGGAAAGCGAGCGCCACGCTGGATTCGGGATAATGAAGTGACCATGTGTATGAAGTGTAAAGAACCCTTTAACGCTCTCACTCGGAGGAGACATCACTGTCGAGCCTGTGGTTAT gtggTGTGCTGGAAGTGCTCAGAATATAAAGCTCCTCTGGAATATGATGGCAGCAAGATGAATAAAGTTTGTCGTGATTGCTACTCCATCCTAACAGGGCATACTGAAGAGACAGAGGGCAAAAAGAAGGGCATTCTGGAG ATTGAAGCAGCGCAGTTCTGTGGCAGCAGTATAATGTGTGGCTTCCTGCAGTACTGTGAGAAGAATAAACCATGGCAGAAAGTCTGGTGTGTTATTCCTCAGAAGGAGGCTTTAGTGCTTTATCTGTATGGAGCTCCTCAG GACGTGAAGGCGCAGTCCACAATCCCTCTGCTGGGTTACTCTGTGGAAGATGCTCCCCGTACAGCAGACCCTCCAGCCAGTTTCCGTCTGTCCCAGTCGAAGTCGGTGCACAGCTTTGCAGCTGAGACAGAGGAGCTGAAGCAGCGCTGGCTCAAAGttattcgtgtgtgtgtgaccgGGGAGATACCCGAATGCCCTCCGCCACCTGATGCCCACGTGCCAGAGATCAGTCGAGCGCTGAGTTCAGACAGCGTGTAA